One window of Campylobacter sp. RM12651 genomic DNA carries:
- a CDS encoding L-lactate dehydrogenase has protein sequence MKIGIIGLGAVGSAASFMLSSQNIANELYLYDIKDGLANASKIDLEDSLENTNSNSKIFAVSKIEELVKCDLIVLAYTTCIEPDRTLELKANYEPLKEIINALKGFNGIYLIATNPNDSIVYYAQKLSGLDAFKVIGTGTTLDSARLKIEIANKLGISYKNINAFMLAEHGDTQFFYKSNAFVGGKNINEFNLNLDEIENRVRFKGGEIFKVKGKTEFGIGSVIARIIKAIKDDENLITPISFTQDNLAYSRLVVVGKGGIKKVLELDLNKDEKEKLEISKNYILKTINSIK, from the coding sequence ATGAAAATAGGAATTATTGGACTTGGAGCCGTTGGTTCGGCTGCAAGTTTTATGCTAAGTAGTCAAAATATAGCAAACGAGCTTTATTTATACGATATTAAAGATGGCTTAGCAAACGCAAGTAAGATTGATTTAGAAGATAGTCTTGAAAATACCAATTCAAATTCTAAAATTTTTGCTGTTAGCAAGATAGAAGAATTAGTAAAATGTGACCTTATTGTCTTAGCATATACAACTTGTATCGAGCCTGATAGAACGCTTGAACTTAAGGCTAATTATGAACCTTTAAAAGAAATTATTAATGCCTTAAAGGGCTTTAATGGTATATATTTAATAGCTACAAATCCAAATGATAGCATTGTTTATTACGCTCAAAAATTAAGCGGCTTAGATGCTTTTAAAGTAATTGGCACAGGCACAACGCTTGATAGTGCAAGGCTTAAGATTGAAATTGCTAATAAATTAGGAATTTCTTATAAAAATATAAATGCTTTTATGCTAGCAGAGCATGGAGATACGCAGTTTTTTTATAAGAGCAATGCCTTTGTGGGCGGTAAAAATATTAATGAGTTTAACCTTAATTTAGATGAGATTGAAAACAGAGTTCGCTTTAAGGGTGGAGAAATTTTTAAAGTAAAAGGTAAAACAGAATTTGGAATAGGAAGTGTAATTGCAAGAATTATTAAAGCTATTAAAGATGATGAGAATTTAATCACACCTATTAGTTTTACTCAAGATAATTTAGCTTATTCAAGATTGGTTGTAGTGGGTAAGGGTGGTATTAAAAAAGTTCTTGAATTAGACTTAAATAAAGATGAAAAAGAAAAACTTGAAATCTCAAAAAATTATATTTTAAAGACTATTAATTCTATTAAATAA